In Erpetoichthys calabaricus chromosome 2, fErpCal1.3, whole genome shotgun sequence, a genomic segment contains:
- the dbx1a gene encoding homeobox protein DBX1-A produces MMFPSVIAPSAIYPSLLRPAPALTLPQTLHSAFTSHSSFLVEDLLRVSRPTGYLHRTVPSPNMSPPASGATTLNTLSADHVSSSSATRVSCAQQTSLSSNNDPTYLKFGVNAILAPSRNESSTTSLQGVHQKTFQLPYFEGSFHPFIRSSYFPGSSSVVPIPGTFSWPLAARGKPRRGMLRRAVFSDVQRKALEKMFQRQKYISKPDRKKLAAKLGLKDSQVKIWFQNRRMKWRNSKERELLSSGGCREQTLPTKMNPHPDLSDVGKKSSEDEDCPCRDSPRSPLCQFPTDSKLTDSTDSHLISPSNSSKPSDFSDSDDEEITVS; encoded by the exons ATGATGTTTCCAAGTGTCATCGCACCTTCAGCCATCTATCCCAGCCTCCTGCGCCCAGCACCGGCCCTCACTCTGCCGCAGACCTTACATTCTGCCTTTACTAGCCATTCCAGCTTTTTAGTAGAGGATCTTTTAAGAGTTAGCCGACCCACCGGCTATCTACACCGGACTGTCCCATCTCCTAACATGTCTCCACCAGCCTCCGGAGCAACGACATTAAACACTTTATCAGCTGACCATGTCAGCAGCTCCTCGGCGACTCGAGTGTCCTGCGCTCAGCAGACATCACTGTCCTCCAACAACGACCCTACGTATTTGAAGTTTGGAGTAAATGCAATTCTCGCCCCTTCGAGAAACG AATCATCTACCACTTCTCTTCAAGGAGTCCATCAAAAGACATTCCAGCTGCCGTATTTCGAAGGCTCCTTCCACCCGTTCATCCGATCCTCCTATTTTCCAG GTTCATCCTCTGTTGTCCCGATTCCTGGAACGTTCTCCTGGCCTTTGGCGGCCAGAGGTAAACCAAGAAGAGGAATGCTTCGCAGAGCTGTTTTTTCTGACGTACAACGAAAAGCACTCGAGAAAATGTTTCAGAGGCAGAAATACATCAGCAAACCAGACCGAAAGAAGCTGGCAGCAAAGCTTGGGCTAAAGGACTCGCAG GTGAAAATATGGTTCCAAAACAGGAGGATGAAGTGGAGGAATTCCAAGGAAAGAGAGCTTCTGTCATCAGGAGGATGCCGAGAGCAGACTTTACCCACCAAAATGAATCCCCACCCTGACCTGAGCGACGTTGGCAAAAAGTCGTCCGAAGACGAAGACTGCCCATGTAGAGACAGTCCGCGCTCCCCTCTGTGTCAATTCCCAACAGATTCAAAACTTACAGACTCTACAGACTCGCACTTAATATCCCCATCAAACTCCAGTAAACCTTCAGATTTCTCAGACTCTGACGATGAAGAAATAACCGTTTCCTAA